A single genomic interval of Gouania willdenowi chromosome 22, fGouWil2.1, whole genome shotgun sequence harbors:
- the colec11 gene encoding collectin-11 isoform X1 → MRGKKPLPPVILVTVMMSFLPFHLYGHQLTEDPCTIQILVPGLKGEPGDKGHKGAPGRPGRVGPKGETGQTGLKGQKGIIGRFGKVGPNGMKGLKGDMGDPGPRGEDGDPGVPCECASMRKLIGEMDIVVAQLSSDLKFIKNALPSPAAVAGIKETETKVYLLVKEEKRFSDAEAYCRARGGHLAMPKDEDTNAAIAGYITDAGLSRVYIGIHDLDREGVFMYVDRSPMTTFNKWRKGEPNNAYDDEDCAEMLASSEWTDVACHPTMFFVCEFDKDRI, encoded by the exons ATGAGAGGAAAGAAACCATTACCACCAGTGATACTAGTGACTGTAATGATGAGCTTTTTGCCGTTTCACCTGTATGGACACCAGTTGACAGAAGATCCCTGCACTATTCAGATCCTCGTCCCTGGACTTAAAG GTGAACCTGGAGACAAGGGACACAAAGGAGCACCAGGTAGACCAGGGAGAGTTGGCCCCAAAGGAGAGACTG gcCAAACTGGACTTAAAGGACAAAAGGGGATAATTGGACGTTTTGGAAAAGTCGGTCCAAATGGAATGAAAG GGCTCAAAGGAGATATGGGTGACCCAGGTCCAAGAGGCGAAGATGGGGATCCAG gtgttcctTGTGAATGCGCGTCGATGAGGAAGCTGATTGGAGAGATGGACATCGTCGTCGCTCAGCTCTCCTCAGATCTAAAGTTCATTAAAAATG CCCTGCCCTCCCCTGCAGCTGTTGCTGGCATTAAAGAGACAGAGACTAAAGTCTATCTGTTGGTGAAGGAGGAGAAACGCTTCTCTGACGCTGAGGCCTATTGTCGGGCGAGGGGGGGGCACCTGGCCATGCCTAAGGATGAAGACACCAACGCTGCCATCGCAGGATACATAACGGACGCAGGACTGAGCAGAGTCTACATCGGCATCCACGACCTGGACCGTGAAGGGGTTTTCATGTACGTGGATCGCTCCCCCATGACCACTTTCAATAAATGGAGGAAAGGCGAACCCAACAACGCCTACGACGATGAGGACTGTGCAGAAATGTTGGCCTCGAGCGAGTGGACTGATGTGGCGTGCCATCCcaccatgttttttgtttgtgaattTGACAAAGACAGAATCTGA
- the colec11 gene encoding collectin-11 isoform X2 encodes MRGKKPLPPVILVTVMMSFLPFHLYGHQLTEDPCTIQILVPGLKGEPGDKGHKGAPGRPGRVGPKGETGQTGLKGQKGIIGRFGKVGPNGMKGLKGDMGDPGPRGEDGDPGVPCECASMRKLIGEMDIVVAQLSSDLKFIKNAVAGIKETETKVYLLVKEEKRFSDAEAYCRARGGHLAMPKDEDTNAAIAGYITDAGLSRVYIGIHDLDREGVFMYVDRSPMTTFNKWRKGEPNNAYDDEDCAEMLASSEWTDVACHPTMFFVCEFDKDRI; translated from the exons ATGAGAGGAAAGAAACCATTACCACCAGTGATACTAGTGACTGTAATGATGAGCTTTTTGCCGTTTCACCTGTATGGACACCAGTTGACAGAAGATCCCTGCACTATTCAGATCCTCGTCCCTGGACTTAAAG GTGAACCTGGAGACAAGGGACACAAAGGAGCACCAGGTAGACCAGGGAGAGTTGGCCCCAAAGGAGAGACTG gcCAAACTGGACTTAAAGGACAAAAGGGGATAATTGGACGTTTTGGAAAAGTCGGTCCAAATGGAATGAAAG GGCTCAAAGGAGATATGGGTGACCCAGGTCCAAGAGGCGAAGATGGGGATCCAG gtgttcctTGTGAATGCGCGTCGATGAGGAAGCTGATTGGAGAGATGGACATCGTCGTCGCTCAGCTCTCCTCAGATCTAAAGTTCATTAAAAATG CTGTTGCTGGCATTAAAGAGACAGAGACTAAAGTCTATCTGTTGGTGAAGGAGGAGAAACGCTTCTCTGACGCTGAGGCCTATTGTCGGGCGAGGGGGGGGCACCTGGCCATGCCTAAGGATGAAGACACCAACGCTGCCATCGCAGGATACATAACGGACGCAGGACTGAGCAGAGTCTACATCGGCATCCACGACCTGGACCGTGAAGGGGTTTTCATGTACGTGGATCGCTCCCCCATGACCACTTTCAATAAATGGAGGAAAGGCGAACCCAACAACGCCTACGACGATGAGGACTGTGCAGAAATGTTGGCCTCGAGCGAGTGGACTGATGTGGCGTGCCATCCcaccatgttttttgtttgtgaattTGACAAAGACAGAATCTGA